A stretch of Paracoccus sp. MA DNA encodes these proteins:
- a CDS encoding MAE_28990/MAE_18760 family HEPN-like nuclease — MAEVRTLTNLQDAMDQELGWRIKEISTFKIEAAKGGAGAKAFTRAGVALLYAHWEGFIKKSAELYLEFVSNRGLRYEELTTCFVVFGLKGKLNTVVTSRKAGPNIEAVDFIRGALGQVAILKLSGAINTESNLSSGVFENIAKSVGVLTSPYETKFNLIDSSLVDRRNKIAHGEYLDLKSSDFSGLADDVLDLMRHFKNDILNAAVTEAYKRAA, encoded by the coding sequence ATGGCAGAAGTCCGAACGCTTACCAACCTGCAGGATGCGATGGATCAAGAACTTGGATGGCGCATAAAGGAGATCAGCACGTTCAAGATTGAGGCCGCAAAGGGGGGAGCGGGAGCCAAAGCCTTTACCCGAGCTGGCGTAGCACTTCTTTACGCGCATTGGGAGGGGTTCATTAAGAAATCCGCAGAGTTATACTTAGAATTCGTCTCCAATCGCGGTTTGCGCTATGAGGAGTTGACGACATGTTTTGTTGTATTTGGCCTTAAGGGAAAGTTAAATACCGTAGTGACCTCAAGAAAGGCGGGACCAAATATTGAGGCAGTGGACTTTATCAGGGGAGCTCTCGGCCAGGTTGCGATACTCAAGCTGTCTGGGGCAATCAATACAGAGTCGAATCTTTCATCTGGTGTTTTTGAGAATATTGCTAAATCGGTAGGAGTTTTAACCTCCCCGTATGAGACGAAGTTCAACTTAATTGATTCGAGTCTTGTTGATCGTCGAAATAAGATTGCGCATGGTGAATACCTTGATCTTAAATCTAGTGATTTCAGTGGCTTGGCGGATGATGTCTTGGATTTGATGCGACACTTCAAGAATGACATACTGAACGCCGCTGTTACAGAGGCGTATAAGCGCGCTGCGTAG